A portion of the Parasedimentitalea marina genome contains these proteins:
- a CDS encoding CTP synthase: MARYIFITGGVVSSLGKGLASAALGSLLQARGYSVRLRKLDPYLNVDPGTMSPYEHGEVFVTDDGAETDLDLGHYERFTGVAARKTDSISSGRVYSNVLEKERRGDYLGKTIQVIPHVTNEIKSFLDIGADEVDFMLCEIGGTVGDIEGLPFFEAIRQYGQDKPRGQCVYMHLTLLPYIKASGELKTKPTQHSVKELRSIGLAPDILVCRSEGPIPQKEREKLALFCNVRPDSVIAAQDLKSIYEAPLAYHREGMDQAVLDAFGIAPAPKPNLARWEDVADRVYNPEGEVKVAIVGKYTQLEDAYKSIAEALTHGGMANRVKVKIEWVDAESFDTEDATPHLQGYHAILVPGGFGERGTEGKIKAAQYAREHKVPYLGICLGMQMAVIEAARNVAGIAEAGSEEFDHELGKKRFEPVVYHLKEWVQGNHKVQRQADDDKGGTMRLGAYDATLAEGSNVASVYGGTHIEERHRHRYEVDIKYREQLEAAGLRFSGMSPDGRLPEIVEWADHPWFIGVQFHPELKSKPFAPHPLFSDFVRAAIETSRLV, from the coding sequence ATGGCGCGTTATATCTTCATTACTGGCGGGGTGGTTTCCTCCCTTGGCAAAGGTCTTGCTTCGGCGGCTCTGGGGTCGCTGTTACAGGCCCGCGGGTATTCGGTGCGTCTGCGCAAGCTGGATCCCTATCTGAACGTCGATCCGGGCACCATGAGCCCGTATGAGCACGGCGAAGTCTTTGTCACCGATGATGGCGCCGAGACGGATCTGGATCTGGGCCACTATGAGCGCTTTACCGGTGTCGCAGCCCGCAAAACCGATTCAATCTCCTCCGGGCGGGTTTATTCCAACGTGTTGGAAAAGGAACGTCGTGGCGATTATCTGGGCAAGACCATTCAGGTCATCCCGCATGTCACCAACGAGATCAAATCTTTCCTTGATATTGGCGCTGATGAGGTCGATTTCATGCTCTGTGAAATCGGCGGAACCGTTGGTGATATCGAAGGGCTGCCGTTCTTTGAAGCGATCCGCCAATATGGTCAGGACAAGCCGCGTGGCCAGTGCGTATATATGCATTTGACTCTGCTGCCCTATATCAAGGCCAGCGGAGAGCTGAAGACAAAGCCGACCCAGCACTCGGTGAAAGAACTGCGCTCGATTGGTCTGGCGCCGGATATTCTGGTCTGCCGCTCGGAAGGGCCCATCCCACAGAAAGAGCGCGAAAAACTGGCGCTGTTCTGTAACGTCCGGCCTGACAGCGTGATTGCAGCGCAGGATCTGAAATCGATCTACGAGGCGCCGCTGGCCTATCACCGCGAGGGCATGGATCAGGCGGTTCTGGATGCCTTTGGCATTGCCCCTGCCCCCAAGCCAAATCTGGCCCGTTGGGAAGATGTGGCTGACCGGGTCTATAACCCCGAAGGCGAGGTCAAGGTTGCCATTGTTGGCAAGTACACCCAGCTGGAAGATGCCTATAAGTCGATCGCCGAGGCGCTGACACACGGTGGCATGGCCAACCGGGTCAAGGTCAAGATCGAATGGGTCGACGCCGAGTCGTTTGACACTGAAGATGCCACGCCGCATTTGCAGGGTTATCACGCCATTCTGGTTCCCGGCGGCTTTGGCGAGCGCGGCACCGAAGGTAAAATCAAGGCGGCGCAATATGCCCGCGAGCACAAGGTGCCCTATCTGGGCATCTGCCTTGGCATGCAAATGGCGGTGATCGAGGCTGCCCGCAATGTGGCCGGCATTGCCGAGGCTGGCTCGGAAGAGTTCGATCACGAGTTGGGCAAAAAACGGTTTGAGCCGGTGGTCTATCACCTGAAGGAATGGGTGCAGGGCAACCACAAGGTTCAGCGCCAGGCCGATGACGACAAGGGCGGCACCATGCGTCTGGGCGCCTATGATGCCACTCTGGCCGAAGGCTCTAACGTGGCGTCGGTCTATGGCGGCACCCACATCGAAGAACGCCACCGTCACCGCTATGAGGTTGATATCAAATACCGCGAACAGCTGGAGGCTGCTGGTCTGCGATTCTCAGGCATGTCGCCAGATGGCCGCCTGCCCGAAATCGTCGAATGGGCGGATCACCCCTGGTTCATCGGTGTGCAGTTCCACCCAGAACTGAAGTCCAAGCCCTTTGCGCCGCATCCCTTGTTCAGTGACTTCGTGCGCGCGGCCATCGAGACTTCGCGCCTGGTCTGA
- the secG gene encoding preprotein translocase subunit SecG: MENVVLIIHLFLALGLIAVVLLQRSEGGGLGMSGGGGGAQSGRSAATAMSKVTWVLAIAFIVTSITLTILAAQKSAGSSVLDRTDIPAATEGSDGTPAAPVAPIGGDLLPPAEGDNAPLVPSAD; this comes from the coding sequence ATGGAAAACGTTGTTCTAATTATTCACCTTTTTCTGGCCCTTGGCCTGATCGCCGTCGTTCTTTTGCAACGATCCGAAGGCGGAGGCCTGGGCATGAGTGGCGGCGGCGGTGGCGCCCAGTCAGGCCGGTCAGCTGCGACAGCCATGAGCAAAGTGACCTGGGTCCTGGCCATTGCCTTCATCGTGACCTCGATCACCCTGACCATTCTGGCCGCACAAAAATCTGCTGGCTCCTCGGTTCTGGATCGCACGGATATTCCGGCGGCGACCGAAGGCAGTGATGGTACCCCGGCTGCACCAGTTGCGCCAATCGGTGGTGACCTGTTGCCGCCTGCCGAAGGCGACAATGCGCCACTGGTTCCAAGCGCAGACTGA